Proteins from a single region of Catenulispora acidiphila DSM 44928:
- a CDS encoding cation:proton antiporter domain-containing protein, with protein sequence MAFAVAPDAVLAGEVAVAIVAAWAARTAARPLRQSAVVVEILAGVALGPSLLGLLPGDPTGRLFPASGRGTLTSVAELGLLLFMFAIGWELDVSVVRARRTATIAMTAANFVVPFAVGAALAFALYPAYAGTRSGHRVTEAVFVVYIGVALAITAFPVLARILGDSPLRNTPVGQTAMAMAAGTDLCGWLGLALVVIAASATGSAASWTTLPLVVVYLAAMFLIVRPLLRTALAHVRAVGSGGTLPLVVAAVLASSYVSSAAGLHAAFGAFLLGLVMPRDSRAVLMLDIAEPLERTGAILMPVYFVATGLSADFHTLGWAGFELGFGVVALASTAKIGAVAAAARICGTDRREALILGVLMNTRGLTEIVVLDIGLSIGIIDAHLFTALLLMAVATTAVTTPVLHRLTSAASPATPAPWRPGSRPDRDAPSPSGPARTA encoded by the coding sequence ATGGCGTTCGCGGTCGCGCCGGACGCGGTTCTTGCCGGAGAGGTCGCGGTGGCGATCGTCGCGGCCTGGGCGGCGCGCACGGCCGCCCGGCCGCTGCGCCAGTCGGCGGTCGTCGTGGAGATCCTGGCCGGAGTCGCCCTCGGGCCGAGCCTGCTCGGCCTGCTGCCGGGCGACCCCACCGGCCGGCTGTTCCCGGCGTCCGGCCGCGGCACCCTGACCTCCGTGGCCGAGCTGGGCCTGCTGCTGTTCATGTTCGCCATCGGGTGGGAGCTGGACGTCTCGGTCGTGCGGGCGCGGCGCACGGCGACGATCGCGATGACGGCCGCGAACTTCGTCGTGCCGTTCGCGGTCGGCGCCGCGCTCGCCTTCGCGCTGTATCCGGCCTATGCCGGAACCCGGTCGGGCCACCGCGTCACGGAAGCGGTGTTCGTGGTCTACATCGGCGTCGCGTTGGCGATCACCGCCTTCCCGGTCCTGGCCCGGATCCTCGGTGACAGTCCGCTGCGGAACACGCCGGTCGGGCAGACCGCGATGGCGATGGCGGCCGGCACGGACCTGTGCGGCTGGCTCGGGCTGGCGCTCGTGGTCATCGCGGCGTCGGCGACCGGCTCGGCGGCATCATGGACGACGCTCCCGCTGGTCGTTGTCTACCTGGCGGCGATGTTCCTGATCGTCCGGCCGCTGCTTCGCACGGCGCTGGCGCACGTCCGCGCGGTCGGCTCGGGCGGGACGCTGCCGCTGGTCGTGGCCGCGGTGCTGGCATCGTCGTACGTGTCCTCGGCGGCGGGATTGCACGCCGCCTTCGGGGCGTTCCTGCTCGGCCTGGTGATGCCGCGGGACTCCCGCGCCGTCCTCATGCTCGACATCGCCGAGCCGCTGGAGCGCACCGGCGCGATCCTGATGCCGGTGTACTTCGTCGCCACCGGCCTGAGCGCGGACTTCCACACCCTGGGCTGGGCCGGCTTCGAGCTCGGCTTCGGCGTCGTGGCCCTGGCCTCGACGGCGAAGATCGGAGCAGTGGCGGCCGCGGCCCGCATCTGCGGCACGGACCGGCGCGAGGCGCTGATCCTCGGAGTCCTGATGAACACGCGCGGACTGACCGAGATCGTCGTTCTCGACATCGGCCTGTCGATCGGCATCATCGACGCCCACCTGTTCACCGCGCTGCTGTTGATGGCGGTGGCGACGACCGCCGTCACCACCCCGGTCCTGCACCGCCTGACCTCGGCCGCGTCCCCGGCGACCCCCGCGCCGTGGCGCCCGGGTTCACGGCCTGACCGAGACGCGCCCTCGCCCTCCGGTCCGGCTCGAACGGCGTAG
- a CDS encoding NAD(P)/FAD-dependent oxidoreductase, whose translation MRNRPRVVVVGGGVLGTCIAGACAARSARVTLLDAAVPGSGTSSTSFAWANAQKKRPESYFRLNAEGLAEYHRLARAGVGSGWFHAVGNVEVAVDAASAEALEANVADLAARGYAAENVSARRAADLEPLIDPDRIAAAAYFPDEGWVDAEEMVSDALADVRAGTGVIRTHHAVVGFEPAGAGTKVLLADGEELLADYVVCATGTATEALLAGSGIAVPMISETARKPRASGGEGREGSPDERYTAVGGLAFTAPLRSPLRRIVHTPDMGLRPSAYGRAVLGGDGAGSRVPRNDPAVFENGPRLLERARRLFPAMAEVTLDAVRVGVRPMPADGLTVAGFTESVPGLYVVVTHSGITLAQYLARLVAGEVLGSKEAAALADFRPGRFAAARLEDVAPADKGSAEKGSAEKAPVEEGLVGDRKRG comes from the coding sequence ATGAGGAACCGGCCCCGTGTGGTGGTCGTCGGCGGCGGCGTCCTCGGCACCTGCATCGCCGGAGCGTGCGCGGCCCGCTCGGCCCGCGTCACCCTGCTGGACGCCGCGGTGCCCGGCTCCGGCACCAGCTCGACCAGCTTCGCCTGGGCGAACGCGCAGAAGAAGCGGCCCGAGTCCTACTTCCGGCTCAACGCCGAGGGCCTGGCCGAGTACCACCGGCTGGCCCGGGCGGGGGTCGGGAGCGGCTGGTTCCACGCGGTCGGCAATGTGGAGGTCGCCGTGGACGCGGCCTCGGCGGAGGCGCTGGAGGCCAACGTCGCGGACCTCGCCGCGCGCGGCTACGCGGCCGAGAACGTGTCCGCGCGGCGGGCGGCCGACCTCGAACCGCTCATCGACCCCGACCGGATCGCGGCCGCCGCCTATTTCCCGGACGAGGGCTGGGTCGACGCCGAGGAGATGGTCTCCGACGCGCTGGCCGACGTCCGGGCCGGTACCGGCGTGATCCGGACGCACCACGCCGTCGTCGGGTTCGAGCCGGCCGGCGCCGGGACGAAGGTGCTGCTGGCCGACGGCGAGGAACTGCTCGCCGACTATGTGGTGTGCGCGACCGGCACGGCCACCGAAGCGCTGCTCGCGGGCTCCGGCATCGCGGTGCCGATGATCTCCGAGACGGCGCGCAAGCCGCGCGCGTCCGGCGGCGAGGGCCGTGAGGGGTCCCCCGACGAGCGCTACACCGCCGTCGGCGGCCTCGCGTTCACCGCCCCGCTGCGCAGCCCGCTGCGCCGCATCGTGCACACCCCGGACATGGGCCTGCGCCCCTCGGCCTACGGCCGGGCGGTCCTCGGCGGCGACGGCGCCGGGTCGCGCGTCCCGCGAAACGACCCCGCGGTGTTCGAGAACGGGCCGCGGCTGCTGGAGCGGGCCCGGAGGCTGTTCCCGGCGATGGCGGAGGTGACGCTCGACGCGGTGCGCGTCGGCGTCCGGCCGATGCCGGCCGACGGGCTCACGGTGGCGGGCTTCACCGAGAGCGTGCCGGGACTGTATGTCGTCGTGACGCACAGCGGGATCACGCTCGCGCAGTATCTCGCGCGGCTGGTCGCCGGCGAGGTGCTGGGGTCGAAGGAGGCTGCGGCGCTCGCGGACTTCCGGCCCGGCCGCTTCGCCGCGGCACGGCTCGAGGACGTGGCGCCGGCCGACAAGGGCTCAGCGGAGAAGGGGTCAGCAGAGAAGGCGCCAGTCGAAGAAGGGCTCGTCGGCGACCGGAAGCGGGGGTGA
- a CDS encoding class I adenylate-forming enzyme family protein, with the protein MKDPGHYVARILDQLALDDDRPVIRWQDTVVPAAELRSALIRVATALRRLDVGSDDTVAVLTSVNSPWMLATRYAVHLVGATVVYVSGSNHGTTTHGLTRQTRARMVHETGASVLLFDEDNAAEADGIRALLASRSEVRLCALGTPLSGPVSIDGSPVAEPTTTTATGSAASTIDLTPHTPTRAMVIYTSGSTGSPKGVVKPFVAWNNVVLNEATFTSAKTFLAVSAVSHTGGLLTDMAIASGGSALLRTAFEPAAFLRDIAEYRVTDTLIGVPLLYQLTNHPDAPTTDLSSLRRLLYIGCAASPERVREAVKVFPGVLHHSYGTTETGQIAMLTAADHDVAELLDTVGRPRTDLTVAVRDPRTGRGLPAGQLGEVVVRGANNMLGYAADPDLTARVLRDGWVHTGDLGRIGDNGYLRLFGRMDDVVKVHDTRVHPIEVEKVLAGHPGVADACVWGRQGPDLLGELHAAVVLREDDPPAREALRGHVAALMTPTHVPATLTRWRAFPINVNGKVDRVLVREQSSHPEAGRDEPAWPNSSETTKA; encoded by the coding sequence ATGAAAGACCCGGGCCACTACGTCGCCCGCATCCTCGACCAGCTCGCGCTCGACGACGACCGGCCGGTGATCCGCTGGCAGGACACCGTCGTCCCGGCCGCCGAGCTGCGCAGCGCCCTGATACGGGTGGCCACCGCGCTGCGCCGGCTGGACGTCGGCAGCGACGACACCGTCGCCGTCCTGACCTCCGTGAACAGCCCTTGGATGCTGGCCACCCGCTACGCCGTCCACCTCGTCGGCGCGACCGTCGTCTACGTCAGCGGCTCGAACCACGGGACGACCACCCACGGCCTCACCCGCCAGACCCGCGCCCGCATGGTGCACGAGACCGGCGCGTCGGTCCTGCTGTTCGACGAGGACAACGCCGCCGAGGCCGACGGCATCCGCGCGCTCCTCGCCTCCCGATCCGAAGTCCGCCTCTGCGCGCTCGGGACACCCCTGTCAGGGCCCGTATCCATCGACGGCAGCCCGGTCGCCGAGCCGACCACCACCACCGCCACCGGCAGCGCCGCCAGCACCATCGACCTGACCCCCCACACCCCCACCCGCGCCATGGTCATCTACACCAGCGGCAGCACCGGCAGCCCCAAAGGCGTGGTCAAACCCTTCGTCGCCTGGAACAACGTCGTCCTCAACGAGGCCACCTTCACGTCCGCGAAGACCTTCCTCGCGGTCAGCGCCGTCAGCCACACCGGCGGCCTGCTCACCGACATGGCGATCGCCTCCGGCGGCAGCGCACTGCTCCGCACAGCCTTCGAACCCGCCGCCTTCCTGCGCGACATCGCCGAATACCGCGTCACCGACACCCTGATCGGCGTCCCGCTCCTGTATCAGCTCACGAACCACCCGGACGCTCCGACCACCGACCTGTCCTCGCTGCGCCGCCTGCTCTACATCGGCTGCGCGGCCTCGCCGGAGCGTGTCCGCGAAGCCGTCAAGGTCTTCCCCGGCGTCCTGCACCACTCCTACGGCACCACCGAGACCGGCCAGATCGCCATGCTCACCGCCGCCGACCACGACGTCGCCGAGCTGCTCGACACCGTCGGACGCCCGCGGACCGACCTGACGGTGGCCGTCCGCGATCCGCGGACCGGCCGCGGCCTGCCGGCCGGGCAGCTCGGCGAGGTCGTGGTGCGCGGTGCCAACAACATGCTCGGCTACGCCGCCGATCCCGACCTGACCGCCCGGGTGCTCCGCGACGGCTGGGTGCACACCGGCGACCTCGGGCGGATCGGCGACAACGGCTACCTGCGGCTGTTCGGCCGGATGGACGACGTCGTCAAGGTGCACGACACCCGCGTCCACCCGATCGAGGTCGAGAAGGTCCTGGCCGGGCACCCCGGCGTCGCCGACGCCTGTGTCTGGGGACGGCAGGGTCCGGACCTGCTCGGCGAGCTGCACGCCGCCGTCGTGCTGCGCGAGGACGACCCGCCGGCGCGCGAGGCGCTGCGCGGGCACGTCGCGGCCCTGATGACCCCCACCCACGTTCCGGCCACCCTCACGCGGTGGCGCGCATTCCCGATCAACGTCAACGGCAAGGTCGATCGGGTCCTGGTCCGCGAGCAGAGCTCGCACCCCGAGGCGGGAAGGGATGAACCGGCGTGGCCGAATTCATCGGAAACTACGAAAGCCTGA
- a CDS encoding MbtH family protein, translating to MNVLDDEAAPFLVLGNAAQEYSLWPAAGDVPVPGGWRAVFGPAERHACLAEIGRVWVDRAGAESAGGESSGTGSAGGESAGTESTGTESARAQSTAATGSGGPR from the coding sequence ATGAACGTTTTGGACGATGAGGCGGCGCCGTTCTTGGTGCTGGGGAACGCGGCGCAGGAGTACTCGCTGTGGCCGGCGGCCGGCGACGTGCCGGTGCCGGGCGGCTGGCGGGCGGTGTTCGGACCGGCCGAGCGGCACGCGTGCTTGGCGGAGATCGGGCGGGTCTGGGTGGACCGGGCAGGCGCGGAGTCTGCCGGCGGAGAGTCGTCTGGCACAGGGTCGGCTGGCGGAGAGTCGGCTGGCACGGAGTCGACGGGCACAGAGTCAGCCCGCGCACAGTCGACTGCCGCGACCGGCTCCGGCGGCCCGCGATGA
- a CDS encoding threonine synthase, producing the protein MAEFIGNYESLIRKVRGSAGDGTSGAGDTNSAGEAGSAKVIRYFCVRCEHEFIEPAFNKCTECGGAIDAIYDLDQVQIPAEKQGPDPLQHYFSLLPVRERSSLHWGGEGNTPCFQVPELASALGIAQLYFKNEAVNPTSSTKDRVASVCLSRFGELGVRDLVLSSTGNSSTAYARAVSLVPGFTLHIFVGREFVSRLNYADHPRIVTHVVDGEFVTAGRVGERFAQDNGFFWEGGFFNLGRREGLKLAYLEAYDEMQAEPDYVFQAVSSGMGLVGAYKGAVEYRELGRLGKVPSFMAVQQASCSPMAQAFAEDADQIAPRHVVRDPKGLAYAILRGDPTGTYPYIRDLCLTSGGRILAAGEERIRHARRVLAETVGVDVCFASSTAFAGVLEAAEAGLLAPDSVVLVNLTGADRPAAQVATIGRTHA; encoded by the coding sequence GTGGCCGAATTCATCGGAAACTACGAAAGCCTGATCCGGAAGGTCCGCGGCTCGGCCGGGGACGGCACCAGCGGCGCCGGCGACACCAACAGCGCCGGAGAAGCCGGCAGCGCCAAGGTCATCAGATACTTCTGCGTGCGCTGTGAGCACGAGTTCATCGAACCGGCCTTCAACAAATGCACCGAGTGCGGCGGCGCCATCGACGCCATCTACGACCTCGACCAGGTACAGATCCCGGCCGAGAAGCAGGGCCCTGACCCCCTTCAGCACTACTTCTCGCTGCTCCCGGTCCGCGAGCGCTCGTCGCTGCACTGGGGCGGGGAGGGAAACACCCCGTGCTTCCAGGTCCCGGAGCTGGCCTCGGCGCTGGGCATAGCCCAGCTCTACTTCAAGAACGAGGCCGTGAACCCGACGTCCTCGACGAAGGACCGCGTCGCCTCGGTGTGCCTGTCCCGCTTCGGCGAGCTGGGCGTCCGCGACCTCGTGCTGTCCTCCACCGGCAACAGCTCCACCGCCTACGCGCGCGCCGTCTCGCTGGTCCCCGGCTTCACCCTGCACATCTTCGTCGGCCGCGAGTTCGTCAGCCGCCTCAACTACGCCGACCATCCGCGCATCGTGACCCACGTCGTGGACGGCGAGTTCGTCACCGCCGGCCGCGTCGGCGAGCGCTTCGCCCAGGACAACGGCTTCTTCTGGGAGGGCGGGTTCTTCAACCTCGGCCGCCGCGAGGGCCTCAAACTGGCCTACCTGGAGGCCTACGACGAGATGCAGGCCGAGCCGGACTACGTGTTCCAGGCCGTCAGCAGCGGCATGGGCCTGGTCGGCGCCTACAAGGGCGCGGTGGAGTACCGCGAGCTCGGGCGGCTGGGCAAGGTGCCCTCGTTCATGGCCGTCCAGCAAGCCAGCTGCTCGCCGATGGCGCAGGCCTTCGCCGAGGACGCCGACCAGATCGCGCCGCGCCACGTCGTGCGCGACCCCAAGGGCCTGGCCTACGCGATCCTGCGCGGCGACCCGACCGGGACCTACCCGTACATCAGGGACCTGTGTCTGACCAGCGGCGGCCGGATCCTGGCCGCCGGCGAGGAGCGGATCCGGCACGCGCGGCGCGTGCTCGCCGAGACCGTCGGCGTCGACGTCTGCTTCGCCAGCTCGACGGCGTTCGCCGGAGTGCTGGAGGCGGCAGAGGCCGGGCTGCTGGCGCCGGACTCCGTGGTGCTGGTGAACCTGACCGGCGCGGACCGCCCGGCCGCGCAGGTCGCGACGATCGGGAGGACCCACGCATGA
- a CDS encoding SDR family oxidoreductase produces the protein MSRTPDGTGTVAVVTGAARGIGAAVALRLAAGGATVVVVDREERDTAGTVAAVRRAGGRALGIGCDVAVAAEVRTAMLRIAAAYGRLDILVNCAGVTRDRLLLAMDDPEWDTVLDVSLGGTMRWSLAAAELMKHRGTGRIVTFSSVAADGNPGQSNYATAKAALAGFTRALASELGPHGITVNAVAPGFVATPMVAELADRLGVDREAFLKEAASHAAVGRVGTVDDIAAVVAFLTGRDSGYLTGQTVSVDGGRR, from the coding sequence ATGAGCAGGACGCCGGACGGCACCGGAACCGTCGCGGTCGTCACCGGGGCGGCCCGGGGCATCGGCGCGGCCGTGGCGCTGCGGCTCGCGGCGGGCGGGGCGACCGTCGTCGTGGTGGACCGCGAGGAGCGGGACACGGCCGGGACCGTCGCGGCCGTGCGCCGGGCGGGCGGCCGGGCGCTCGGCATCGGCTGCGATGTGGCGGTCGCGGCCGAGGTGCGGACGGCGATGCTGCGGATCGCGGCGGCCTACGGGCGCCTCGACATCCTGGTGAACTGCGCTGGCGTCACCCGCGACCGCCTGCTCCTGGCCATGGACGACCCGGAGTGGGACACAGTGCTGGACGTCAGCCTGGGCGGCACGATGCGCTGGTCCCTGGCGGCCGCCGAGCTCATGAAGCACCGCGGCACGGGCCGCATCGTGACCTTCAGCTCGGTCGCGGCGGACGGCAACCCGGGCCAGAGCAACTACGCGACCGCGAAAGCCGCCCTCGCCGGCTTCACCCGCGCCCTGGCCTCCGAACTCGGCCCGCACGGCATCACCGTGAACGCGGTGGCGCCCGGCTTCGTCGCGACCCCGATGGTCGCCGAACTGGCCGATCGCCTCGGCGTGGACCGCGAGGCGTTCCTGAAGGAGGCGGCATCCCACGCGGCGGTCGGCCGCGTCGGAACGGTCGACGACATCGCCGCCGTGGTGGCCTTCCTCACCGGCCGCGACTCCGGCTACCTGACCGGGCAGACCGTGTCCGTCGACGGAGGCCGGCGATGA
- a CDS encoding SDR family NAD(P)-dependent oxidoreductase: MTGLTAAAGQTGALSRMAVVAGGACDTGLAAALQLAELGLDVALIGADVAVPVEVTERFFAGGRHCLAIRADLADGRSFAAALGGARSVLGSPSVLVNCVPLGGPEPLSAEERYADARRSLRALFACCRAVCAHMVRNRWGRIVNIAQPAVADGAADREWRDGQTVLGGLVGFTRSAALELAAYGVTANYIAPSSCYPAGPAHAPAPPPAAAAGGGGTGPSYAAGVAALTGFLISDQASAITGQGGYLAGRPAAPSARWE, encoded by the coding sequence GTGACCGGGCTGACCGCGGCTGCCGGGCAGACCGGCGCGCTGTCCCGGATGGCCGTCGTGGCCGGCGGGGCGTGCGATACCGGCCTGGCTGCCGCGCTCCAGCTCGCGGAGCTCGGCCTCGATGTCGCTCTGATCGGCGCCGACGTGGCCGTGCCCGTCGAGGTCACGGAGCGGTTCTTCGCCGGCGGGCGGCACTGCCTCGCCATCCGGGCCGACCTCGCCGACGGCCGGTCGTTCGCCGCTGCGCTCGGCGGGGCGCGCTCGGTCCTGGGCAGTCCCAGTGTTCTGGTGAACTGCGTTCCGCTCGGCGGTCCCGAGCCGCTGTCCGCCGAGGAGCGCTACGCCGATGCGCGGCGCAGCCTGCGGGCGCTGTTCGCCTGCTGCCGTGCCGTCTGCGCGCACATGGTGCGCAACCGGTGGGGCCGGATCGTCAATATCGCGCAGCCGGCGGTGGCCGACGGGGCGGCGGACCGCGAGTGGCGCGACGGGCAGACCGTGCTCGGCGGGCTCGTCGGTTTCACCCGCTCCGCGGCGCTGGAGTTGGCCGCGTACGGCGTCACCGCGAACTACATCGCGCCGAGCAGCTGCTATCCCGCCGGTCCGGCCCACGCGCCCGCGCCGCCGCCCGCCGCGGCCGCCGGCGGCGGCGGCACCGGCCCGAGCTATGCCGCCGGCGTGGCGGCCCTGACCGGATTCCTGATCAGCGATCAGGCCTCGGCGATCACCGGGCAGGGCGGCTACCTCGCCGGCCGCCCGGCGGCGCCGTCCGCCAGATGGGAGTAG